One Streptomyces umbrinus genomic window, AGTCCTTCCCGCACATCCGCGCCCGCGACGCGCGCGCGGCACTGGAGGAACTGCCCGAACTGCGGTCCCTGGCAAAGGAGGTCCAGCAGGAAGGCGCCAGGTACGGGCGGCTGTGGGAACTGGTGGAAGCGCTGGACGCCCTGCCGCGCGGAGTCGCCATGCACCCGTGCGGGGTGCTCCTCTCCGACGCCTCACTCCTCGCCCGTACGCCCGTCATGCCGACCAGTGGCGAGGGGTTCCCCATGTCGCAGTTCGACAAGGAGGACGTCGAGGACCTCGGGCTGCTCAAACTGGACGTGCTGGGCGTACGCATGCAGTCCGCGATGGCGCACGCGGTGGCCGAGGTGGAGCGAGCCACGGGGGACCGGGTCGACCTGGACGCCGTCGAGGAGGGCGACCCCGCCACGTACCAACTCATCCGGTCCGCCGAGACGTTGGGCTGCTTCCAGATCGAGTCGCCGGGGCAGCGGGACCTGGTGGGCAGGCTGCAGCCCGCGACCTTCCACGATCTCGTCGTCGACATCTCCCTCTTCCGGCCGGGACCGGTCGCGGCCGACATGGTGCGGCCGTTCATCGAGGCGCGGCACGGCCGGGCGCCGGTCCGCTTCCCGCACCCGGATCTGGAGGAGCCGCTGAGGAGCACGTACGGGGTCGTGGTCTTCCACGAGCAGATCATCGACATCGTCGACATCATGACCGGCTGCGGGCGCGACGAGGCGGACCGGGTGCGGCGCGGGCTGTCCGACCCCGAGTCGCAGGGACGGATCCGCTTCTGGTTCGCGCAGCACGCGGCCGCCCGGGGATACGACGCGGAGACGATCGCCCGGACCTGGGAGATCGTCGAGGCCTTCGGGTCGTACGGCTTCTGCAAGGCGCACGCGGTCGCCTTCGCCGTGCCGACGTACCAGTCGGCCTGGCTGAAGGCACACCATCCCGCCGCCTTCTACGCCGGGCTGCTCACCCACGATCCCGGGATGTATCCGAAGCGGCTGCTGCTCGCGGACGCGCGGCGGCGGGGGGTGCCGATCCTGCCGTTGGACGTGAACCGGTCGGCGGTCGCACACCGTATCGAACTGGTGTCTGAATCCGAGGGGTTCGGCGGGGCGGCCGGGAAGATTCCCAGAGGGGTCGGCAAGGCCTGGGGGGTGCGGCTCGCCCTCTCCGACGTGCACGGCATCAGCGAGGCCGAGGCGGTGCGGGTCGCGGACGGGCAGCCGTACGCCTCGCTGCTCGACTTCTGGGAACGGGCCCGGCCGAGCCGACCGCTGGCCCAACGGCTCGCGCAGGTCGGCGCGTTGGACGCCTTCGGAGCCAATCGCCGTGATCTGCAACTGCACTTGACCGAGCTGCACCGGGGCGCGCGTGGCGGTCGCGGGGACCAACTTCCCCTGGCCGGTGGGCAGAAGACAGCGTCGGCCGGGCTGCCCGACCTCTCCTCGGCGGAGCGGCTCAGTGCCGAGCTGGGTGTGCTCTCCATGGACGCCTCACGTAATCTGATGGACGACCACCGGGCGTTCCTGGACGAGCTGGGAGTGGTCACCGCGCGCCGGCTGCGGGCGGCCCGGCATGGTGAGACGGTCCTGGTCGCGGGCGCCAAGGCGGCCACCCAGACCCCGCCGATCCGCTCCGGCAAGCGGGTCATCTTCACCACCCTGGACGACGGCACGGGCCTGGTCGACCTCGCGTTCTTCGACGACTCCCACGACGCGTGCGCCCACACCGTCTTCCACTCCTGGCTCCTGCTCGTACGGGGAGTGGTGCAGCGGCGCGGCCCGCGCAGCCTCAGCGTGGTCGGCGCGGCCGCCTGGAACCTCGCCGACCTGGTGGAACTGCGGCGCGAGGAAGGCCTGGACGGAGTGGCCCTGCGACTGGCCGAGCCGCAGGGGGAGGACGAGGCCGAGGACGGCTCACGGGACACGGGAGATCCGACGGGCGGCCGTCGAATCCAGATGCCCACGGGATACGAAATGCATCCGTGGGCCGATCTGCGCCCGGCGGGCGAAGGGCCCGCCGGTGGAAAGAAGTTGTGGCACCAGAGCCCGGGGAGTGCGGGATGACCATCCTCTGCGTACGTTTCCAGCTGCCTCCGACGAGCGAGGCCGCCCTGCCCGGGCTCCTCGGCACGCTGGAGGAGTTCACCCCCGTCATCGAGGCGCTGCCGCCCGACGGAGCGCTCGCCGATCTGCGGGGCGCCGAGCGGTACTTCAAGCGGTACTTCGAGCGGGATGTGGGGGAACTGGCCTCGCTGATCCGGGTACGGGCGCTCGCCTGGCACGGCGTCGACTGTGTGATCGGGGCCGGACCCGGGCCGATGTTCGCCCGGATGGCCCTGCGGGAAGCCGCCCCCGGAACGACCCGTGTGGTGCCCGAAGACCCCTGCGCCCTCGCGGAGTTCCTGGAGGAACAGCCCGTGCGTGCCCTGCCCGGAGTCGGCACCGCCACCGCCCGCACCCTGTGCGAGTACGGCCTGGACAGCGTCGGCAAGGTCGCCGCCGCGCCACTGTCCACACTGCAACGGCTCACCAGCGCGCGCATGGGCCGCGAACTGCACGAGATGGCACAGGGCATCGACCGCGGCCGGGTCGTACCGAACGCCGTCTCCCGGTCGCTCGCCGCCGAACGACCCTTCCCGCGCGATGAGTTGGACCCGGACCAGCACCGGCGCGCCCTGCTCTCCGCCGCCGAGGAACTGGGCTCCCGGCTGCGCGCCCTGGAGAAGGTGTGCCGCACGCTCACCCTCACCGTCCGCTACGCCGACCGCTCTACTACGACCCGCAGCCGCACCCTCCCCGAGCCGACCGCCCACTCCTCGGCACTCACCGACGCCGCGTACCGCATGTACGAGGCGCTCGGGCTGCAGCGGGCCCGGGTCCGCGGCATCGTCCTGCGCGCCGAGGGCCTCGACCCTGCCCAACAGGCCTCCTACCAGCTCACCTTCGACCCGGTGGACGAGAAGGTCCGGCGGGTGGAGGAGGTGGCGGACCGGGTCCGGGCGAAGTTCGGGCCGCGGGCGGTGATGCCGGGTTCGTTGGTGGCGTAACGCTCCGCGGGGAGCGGGTGGGGTTGCGGGTCGTTCGGGAGCTGCGGGCCGGATGTGGCTGGTCGCGCGGTTCCCGCGCCCCTGATGAGGCGCCCCCGGCATTCCCGCCAGGTCAGTTGGCCCACGGCGGAGTGATGACCGTGCCGTCCGCCAGCTTCGCCTGGAGGCCGATCGACGTGGTGACCCAGGAGATCGCGGTCTCCTCGGTCGGGTTCTCCACGGCGAGCGTCGCGCCGGGATTGATGATCACCGTGTCGCCCGCGGCGATCCGCTCGGTGCGGCCGTCGAGGGTCATCAGAAGCTCCCCGGTCAGGAGATGGAAGATCTCCTCGTGATTGACCGTGTGCGCGGGCGCCTTCGTGCCTGCGGGGATCTCGCCCCTCCAGGCGCACAGTTCCTTGCTCCCGCTGAGGGGAGTGGCGTACGAGACGAAGCGCGCGCCGTGGATCTCGTGGACGACGGCTTCGGACGAGCGGACTACGGGCACGGCTGCCTCCAGCGGTGAAGGGGGTGGCGAATAAGTGGTCGCGAATGGTCAAGCTGCTTGACTATATGCATCCATGGTCAAGCTGCTTGACCAATTCGTCAAGGGTGTTTCAATGCGTGCGTGCAGAACTCCGAGGCCATGGCCCTGTCCGCCGCCCTGCTCGCCGTCGCCGGCGAGCTCACCCAGCGCATCCACGAGGGTGTTGTCGCCCGTGGGTTCGAGGGGATTCGGCCAGCGCACGGGTTCGCGTTCGCGCGGCTCGCGCCCGGCGGGGCGACGGTCACGGAACTGGCCGCCCATCTGGGCGTGACCAAGCAGGCCGCGAGTCAACTTGTCGATGAGATCGTCCGCAAGGGGTACGCCGAGCGGCGCCCGCACCCCGGCGACGCGCGCGCCCGGCTGGTCGTACTGACCGAGCAGGGCTGGGCCTGTACTCGGGCCGCCGAGGAGTCGGCCGCGGAAGCCGTCGGCCCCTGGGTCGAACTGCTCGGTGAGGGTGAAGTCCGGGCGTTGCGTGACCGTTTGCTGCGCATTGCGCCCTACGGTCCCATCAGGCCCGCCTGGTGACGGTTCCACGGCACGTGTCAGTGCTCCCGGCCGACACCGGAAGTTTTTACTGACGCGTAACTTCACACTTCTACTACTCACTCGTAACTTGGCAAAAGAACAGCATCCTCGTGATCCGGATCACAGGGCGTACGCCATCGCAACTCCCTTGAGCCGCAAGGAGATCACTCGATGCTGCCCTGGAAACGCCTGCTCAGACCCCTAACCGTGCTGCTGCTGACCGCCGCGGTCACCGTCGTCCCCGCCGCCACCGCTGCTTCCGCCGCCACCGCTCAGGCCGAGGCCGCGCCGAGCCGTGGCTGGAACGACTACTCCTGCAAACCGTCCGCCGCCCACCCGCGCCCCGTCGTCCTCGTCCACGGCACCTTCGCCAACTCCGTCGACAACTGGCTGGGCCTCGCGCCCTACCTCGTGAACCGCGACTACTGCGTCTTCGCCCTCGACTACGGGCAGTTGCCCGGCGTGCCGTTCTTCAACGGCCTCGGTCCCATCGACAAGTCGGCGGAGCAGCTCAAGACCTTCGTCGACAAAGTGCTCGCCGCGACCGGTGCGGCCAAGGCCGACCTCGTGGGCCACTCGCAGGGCGGCATGATGCCCCGCCACTATCTGAAGTTCCTCGGCGGAGCCGCCAAGGTGAACGCGCTCGTCGGGATCGCCCCCGACAACCACGGCACCACCCTGAACGGACTCGCCCAACTGCTCGACCACTTCCCCGGCGCGGCCGACCTGCTCTCCACCGCCACCCCCGCCCTCGCCGACCAGGTGGCCGGATCGGCCTTCCTGACCAAACTCAACGCGGGCGGCGACACCGTCCCCGGTGTCCGCTACACGGTCATCGCCACCAAGTACGACGAGGTCGTCACGCCGTACCGCTCCCAGTACCTCGACGGTCCGAACGTACGCAATGTGCTGATCCAGGACCTGTGCGCGGTCGACCTCTCCGAGCACGCGGCGATCGGGCTCATCGACCGGATCGCCTTCCATGAGGTGGCGAACGCCCTTGATCCGGCGCATGCCACCCCGACGACCTGCCTTTCGGTGATCGGCTAGCGGACCGCGCCCCTTCAGGGGCGCGGGGCTGTATCGATGTGCGGCTCCGCCGCGCGGGCGCGACCAGCCACGGACGGCCCGCAGATTCCGTACCGTCCGCCGGTCGCAGGATCTATCGGCTGTGGCGGCCGCCACCCACCGCACGCCGACGGACCGACGCGAACAGCGCCGCCGCGCCGATCGCCAGGGCGGCCGCCCCACCGATCGTGTACGGAGTGGTGTTCGAACCGCCGGTCTCGGCGAGGTTCTCCGAACCGCCGGCGGGCTCGGCGTCGCTCGCGGAGTCGTCCGTCGCCTCGGAGGGGCCCGCCGACCCGGCGGACTCCTTTGTGGTGCCGGAGTCGGAGTCCGAGGCGGTGTCCGCGGCCGCCGTGGCCGTGGCCTGGGTCTTCGGGTCGTCGTCGCCGTGGCCGCCGTGCTCCACGGACGACTCGTCGGTGCCGTCCGCGATCTCCTGGTCGGACGGAGCCGACGCGGTCGGGGCCGTGGAGGCCTCGGCGCCGCCCCCGCTTCCACTCCCGCCCTCTCCGAACACGACGTCGGAGCAGGTGTAGAACGCCTCCGGGGAGTCCGAGCGCTGCCAGATCGAATAGATGAGGTGGCGGCCCGACTTGACCGGGACGACGCCGTCGAAGACGTAGTCGCCGCTCTCCAACCGCGGGTCGGTGACCTTGAGGAACGGCTTCGACTCCAGGTCCGACCACTTCAGGGGCTTCGTCGGGTCGTAGCCGTCCTTGGTGACGTACAGCTCGAACGAGCCCTTGTGCGGGGCGGTTCCCTTGTAGCGGAAGGTGCGGTTGCCCGAGGTCAGCCGGGTGGCCGGCCAGTCGGCGCGGGCCAGGTCGAGGCCCTTGAACTTGTCGTTGCCCGCGCTGCACAGCTTTCCGTCGGGGATGATCTCCTTCGACTTCCCGGCCGCGTTCGCGATGTTGACGCCGTTCCAGTCGTAGAGGGCCTGTGTGCCGCCGGCCGCGACCGCCGCCCTGCAGGCGGCGGACCTCGGGTTCTCCGGACCCTCCGCGAAGCAGCCCGCGACCCTGCTCACCGGGTCGGTCATCGAGCCGTGCGCGACCGCAGGGGCGGCGGCAAGACCGGTCAGGGCGAGCGGGGCGACGCCCACGGCGGCGACCGTGGCGAGGCGGGTGCGGGTGGCCATGCGGCGAGCGGACATGGGGGAACTCCTCGAAGCGGATCCGGGGTGCTTGTGATGCCTGGGGGCGATCAGCAAGCTAGCCCCTCGAAACCGCGAAATCCCCTGCTGGGAGGGGGTGAGGGTGATCCTTATGGTCCGCTTAAGGGGGTGCTGAGACTGCGATCAGGTAGGTACCGTTCCAGCCATGACGAAAACCCCGGAAGAAGCCCCGGCGGACACTCCGTACGAGGCCCGGATCCGCCCCGCCGTCGCCTCCGACACGGCTGCCGTGAAGGCCGTGACCGACGCGGCCTACCGCCCCTACATCGAGCGCATCGGGGTGGTCCCGCAGCCCATGGAGGCGGACCACGCGGCCGACGTCGCGGCGGGGCGGGTGTTCGTCACGGGGGAGCCCGTGACCGGACTCGTGGTGATCGAGGCGCACGAGGACCATCTGTTCCTCGACAGCATCGCCGTCCACCCGGACGCCCATGGGCAGGGCGTGGGGCGCCGGCTCCTGGCCTTCGTGGACGCACACGCGCGTGCGCTCGGACTGCCCGAGGTCAGGCTCTACACGAACGCGCTGATGTGGGAGAACCAGAAGATCTACCCGAAGTACGGGTACGAACTCGTGGAGCGCCGTGTGGACGGGCCGTACGACCGCCTCCACTACCGCAAGCGGCTGGCGCCGTGACGGTTCCTTGCGCCGTGACGACTCCTGGCACCGTGACGGCTCAGCCGTCCGGCCACCACGTGCGTGCGATGTCCTTTCGGACCTCGGGGCGCTCGGCGGGGCGCTCGTCTGCGTCGTCCCGCACGCGACGGGAGTCCGACTTCCTCAGGGGCTTCTGCACGGTTACACGGCGCATGGCTGCCTCCTTGCATCTACCGGGTTCCGCGTTTGTACGGAGGTAGACCGTTCCGGGGAGAGTGACTCATCGGTGCCCGCTTGTCAGTGGCGGTAGTCACGTTTCACCTGTGAGTCCACATGCCGGACAGCTGGAGGTTCCGCGCAGTTCCGACGCGGGTCCGGTGAAGTTCTGTCGCGGCCCGGCGCCGGACCGTTGTCAGTGGCGGGTGTCACTGTGGGCACATGACGAGTAACAGCGCCCGTGAAGAAGCGAAGACCGGTCAAGAGCAGTCCGCTGTCGACTGGGACGCCGAGTCCGCGACGTTCGACGACGAGCCCGACCACGGACTGCGGGATCCCGCCGTGCGCGAGGCCTGGGCGGCGAGGTTGCGCGGCTGGCTGCCGCGCGGGCCGGCCGACGTGCTCGATCTGGGCTGCGGCACCGGCAGCCTGTCGCTCCTCGCGTCCGAGCAGCGGCACCGGGTCACCGGGGTCGACTCCTCGCCGCGCATGGTCGACCTCGCCCGCGCCAAGCTGGCCGGACGTGACGCGGCGTTCCTGGTCGGGGACGCGACCGCCCCGCCGGTCGGGGAGCAGCGCTTCGACGTCGTCCTTGTCCGCCATGTGCTGTGGACGCTGCCCGAACCCGGCCGCGTCCTGCGGTACTGGAGCGGACTGCTCCGCCCCGGCGGACGGCTCGTGCTCATAGAGGGCGTCTGGGGGACGGTGAGCCCGGTCGGCATCTCCGCCGACCGGCTGACCGGACTGCTCGCACCCCTCGCGGAGGACGTCCGCGTGGAGCCGCTGTCCGACGACCCGCTGCTGTGGGGACGAGAGGTGGAGGACGAGCGGTACGCGGTGGTGGCCGTGCCCTGAGGGCTGCCGGCGGGGCTGCCCGGTGTTGAGGGCTGCCGGAGGCTGAGGAATCCCGGGCGGGCCTGCCGGGAGTGGGCGTGCCTAGGCCAGGAGCGCCTCGAAGTCGCCTTCGCGAGCGCGGAGTTCGAGCTCGTCCAGGGCTGCCCGGGCGGCGGCCGCGGCCTGCGGATCGGTGGTCTCCAGGCCGCTCTCCGCGAACTCGTCCTCGTCCAGACGCAGTACGGCCCGGCCGTCGGCGGAGCGCCACAGGTCGAGGTCGAGGTCCTCGACGACCAGCTCGCCCTCGGACACGGCGGCCGGGCGGGTGATGTCGCAGTACCAGCCCTTCAGCACGCCCTCGGGACCACGGACCTCCTTCACCGCGTACCAGCGGTCGCGCCAGTAGTGCTCGGTGAAGACGTCACCCGGTTCGAAGCGTACGAAGCCGAAGTCGCGGACTCCGGCACCGGCCCAGGCCGCTCGGACGGTGACGTGGGTGCCGTCGTCGTGCAGCAGCTCGGCCGGGTAACGGATCTTCGTACGGCCCGCTTTGACCAGGACGATGTCCAACTGGGGAGGGGAGTCAGGAGAGTTCGCGGACATGTTGCACCTCCGTGGCGCAGATCTCGTAGCCGAACCACTTGTTGACCGCGAGCATCGGTTCGTTGCCCGCGTCGTTGGCCGTGAACGCCTCCGTGAAGCCGGCGGCACGGGCGCGGTGCAGGGAGTCGTTCTTGGCGAGCTTGGCGAGGCCGCGGCCTCGGTGGGCGCGGGCCGTGCCGGTCATCACGGTGCCGTAGCGGGTGCCGCCGTCGGTGCGGGCGGCGCTGAACGCCGCGGGGCGGCCGTCGACGACCGCGACCGAGGTCAGTTCATGGCTGAGGAGGGGATGGTGCCAGGTCTCCTTCAGCCAGGCCTCGTAGTCCGTGAACTCGTGGGCGATGTCGCTCGGTTCGTCCAGCAGCGTCTCCGCGTCCAGGTCGAACAGCGGGCGGGGATCGTCGGCGAAGTCCGCGGCCGTGCGCAGTTCGACGTCCGCGGGCGGCTCCTGGAGCGGCGGCAGTGTGCACGTCGCCAGGTCCAGGCGGAGGAAGTGCGCGGAGCGACGGGGGAGGTAGCCGCGCTTCTCCGCGAAGGAGCGGTTCGCCGGCTCGTCCACGACCCGGACGAAGAACCTGGTCATGTCCAGGGCGGAGAGGCGCTCCTCGGCGATCCTCAGGAGCAGCGAGCCCGCGCCCCGGCCCTGGCGGTCCGGGTGCACGTACACGTTCAGATAACCCTGGCCGGGCTGCGGGCTGTCGTACACGATGCCGACCTGGGCCACGCCGACGAGTTCGCCGTCCTCCTCCGCGACGAGCGGCTGGAAGTGGGCGTCGGGGTGGGCGTTCGCGGCGTCGTACGTGATGGCCTCGGGGGTGGAGAGCATGAAGGGGAGCGCCAGGTGCCGGATGCGGGCGAAGCCCTCGGCGTCTCCCGCGCGGAAGTCGCGGACGATCACAGTCATGACGTCGCACGCTACGCGGGCGGTGAGTCCGGGTGCCTCTCATTTTCCCGCCGGTGCGGGACAATCACTGCGTGACGCTGAAGATCGACATCGAGGACGACGCGGGGATCGCGCCCTACGAGCAGGTGCGCGCCCAGATTTCCGAACAGGCGCGGGCCGGGGCGCTGCCGGTGGGGTACCGGCTGCCGACCGTGCGGGGGCTGGCCGAGGAGCTCGGCCTCGCCGCCAACACGGTCGCCAAGGCGTACCGGGCTCTTGAGTCGGACGGGGTCATCGAGACGCGGGGGCGCAACGGAACGTTCGTCGCTGCCGCGGGCTCGGCGGCGGAGCGGGAAGCGGCGTCCGCCGCGCAGGCCTATGCCGATCGGGTGCGGCGGCTCGGGTTGTCCGAGGCCGCCGCCGTCGCCGCGGCCCGGGATGCGCTGCGCGCGGCGTATGGGGCTTCCGGCTGACAGTTGGTGGCTGGTGGCTGGTGGCTGGTGGCTGGTGGCTGGTGGATGACGGTTGGCGCTGGCTTGGCGGTTGCGGCTGACGATTGGCGTTGGCGTTGGAGCCGTCCTGGGATGCTGCCGGTTGTTTGCTGGCTGCGGGTGCGCTGTGGCTGGTCGCGCAGTTCCCCGCGCCCCTGACGGGGCGCCCAGCGGTCAGCCGGTCGGAGGGGCGGCGGGTCGGCCGGTCGGAGGGGCGGTGGCGCGGGTAAGGGGGCCAGGTGGCTCCCTCGTGTGGCGAGTTCGGGAGCGTCCGGATTCGTCGCGCCGGGTTCTGCCGTCGCGGCGGAGTGTTGGGTCGCGCGCCCTACAGATACAAACCCGCGTCCGCGCCCTCTCGTTGGTCCGGGACCGAGGTCGGGGTGGTGCCCCGGCGCAGGGCGTAGAGCTCGGCGAGGGTGGCGCCGTCCCGGGGGAGGCCCTCCTCCGTGCCCAGCCAGGCGGCGGACTCGCGGCGGGTGAGCGGGCCGACCTCGATACGGGCGAGGCAGCGGCCGGGGCGGACGACGGCGGGGTGCAGGCGCTCCAGGTCCTCGTTGGTGGTGACGCCCACCAGGACGTTGCGGCCCTGGCCCAGCAGACCGTCCGTGAGGTTCAGCAGGCGGGAGAGCGCCTGGCCCGCCGTGTGCTTGGCCTCGCCGCGGATCAGCTCGTCGCAGTCCTCCAGCAACAGCAGCCGCCAGCGGCCCTTGCCCGTGCCGTCCTCCTCGCCGATCGCGATGTCCATCAGATAGCCGACGTCGGAGAAGAGCCGCTCCGGGTCCAGCACACAGTCCACCTGGCACCAGTCCCGCCACGAGCGCGCCAGCGTCCGCAGTGCCGACGTCTTGCCCGTACCCGGCGGACCGTGCAGCAACAGCAGACGGCCCGCGATGTCCTCGGGCGTCGTCTTCATCAGGCCGTCCATCGCGTCCGCCACGGGCGCGGTGTAGTTGGCGCGCACCTCTTCCCACGTACCCGCCGAGATCTGGCGGGTCGTGCGGTGCGGTCCGCGCCGGGGCGACACGTACCAGAACCCCATCGTCACGTTCTCCGGCTGGGGTTCGGGCTCGTCGGCCGCGCCGTCCGTGGCCTGGCCGAGCACCTTCTCGGCGAGCTCGGCGCTGGTCGCGGTGACGGTGATGTCGGCGCCCCGGTTCCAGCGCGACACCAGTACTGTCCAGCCCTCTCCCTCGGCGAGGGTCGCGCTGCGGTCGTCGTCGCGCGCGGACCGCAGCACCTGCGCGTCCGGAGGGAGCAGCGTGGCCCCGGACCGTACGCGGTCGATGTTCGCCGAGTGCGAGTGCGGCTGCTCGCCCGTCGCGAAGCGGCCGAGGAACAGCGCGTCGACGACGTCCGACGGTGAGTCGCTGTCGTCGACGTTGAGCCGGATCGGCAGAGCGTCGTGTGGGTTCGCAGACATGCCGCCATGATCCGTCACGTGGGCGACCCGTGCATCCGGTTTCCGCGTTGCGCACCGAAGGGGGCATATCGGAGGCGCATACGGGAGGGGCGAGCCGGAGGGAAGGGTGTCGGTGCGTGTCGGCCGGCCCCCGCGGACCCTGTGTATCCCCTCCGTCCTGTTACAGGGCTGTGGTCGACGGAACCTGTTCTACCGCTGACCCCCGCCGTTACTGTTGCCCTTGATGGGACGTCATGGGTGGAATTCGGGGGCTCGGCGGTGGCGGTTCACCGCTCTGCTCGGTGTGGGCGTGGCCGCTCTGGCCCTGGTGCTGACCCTGATCCACACACTTCCGGGCGACGCGGGAAGCGAGGCCGGCACGACCCGCGACGGTGACAAGGTGCACGGCACGCCGGCCGTTCCCCCGTCGGAGCCGAGGCCCGAGGTGGGCTGGGGCTTCACGCACACCCAGTTCAGCGCGGACGAGGG contains:
- a CDS encoding DNA polymerase III subunit alpha — its product is MPGFTHLHTVSGFSLRYGASHPERLAERASERGMDALALTDRDTLAGAVRFAKACAAQGVRPLFGVDLAVEEPVRVRESARAQESARARGTVRDGESVRAGGSVGAGGSVSGERRRAPVRGGAFIDESTPRVTFLARDGAKGWAELCRIVTAAHAGDTGGPLLPWADNHADGLTVLLGPASDVGRALVAGRPDRAAKLLVPWREVYGDALRLEAVWHGREGTGPGSLRLAARTVGFAAEQRVRPVLSNAVRYADQGMGPVADVLDAARRLVPVDPRKELDSGEAWLKDADAMLGAAERIVEAAGFRRDTAYRLLEQTRATAAECLVDPEDDLGLGAVHFPEPHLVGAGRRTAQRVLASRAAAGMVRRGYDRSPEARGYWERMHRELDIIAHHNFASYFLTVAQVVDDVREMGIRVAARGSGAGSLVNHLLGIAHADPVAHGLLMERFLSKRRPVLPDIDIDVESARRLEVYRAIIGRFGTERVATVAMPETYRVRHAVRDVGAALSMDPADIDRIAKSFPHIRARDARAALEELPELRSLAKEVQQEGARYGRLWELVEALDALPRGVAMHPCGVLLSDASLLARTPVMPTSGEGFPMSQFDKEDVEDLGLLKLDVLGVRMQSAMAHAVAEVERATGDRVDLDAVEEGDPATYQLIRSAETLGCFQIESPGQRDLVGRLQPATFHDLVVDISLFRPGPVAADMVRPFIEARHGRAPVRFPHPDLEEPLRSTYGVVVFHEQIIDIVDIMTGCGRDEADRVRRGLSDPESQGRIRFWFAQHAAARGYDAETIARTWEIVEAFGSYGFCKAHAVAFAVPTYQSAWLKAHHPAAFYAGLLTHDPGMYPKRLLLADARRRGVPILPLDVNRSAVAHRIELVSESEGFGGAAGKIPRGVGKAWGVRLALSDVHGISEAEAVRVADGQPYASLLDFWERARPSRPLAQRLAQVGALDAFGANRRDLQLHLTELHRGARGGRGDQLPLAGGQKTASAGLPDLSSAERLSAELGVLSMDASRNLMDDHRAFLDELGVVTARRLRAARHGETVLVAGAKAATQTPPIRSGKRVIFTTLDDGTGLVDLAFFDDSHDACAHTVFHSWLLLVRGVVQRRGPRSLSVVGAAAWNLADLVELRREEGLDGVALRLAEPQGEDEAEDGSRDTGDPTGGRRIQMPTGYEMHPWADLRPAGEGPAGGKKLWHQSPGSAG
- a CDS encoding DNA polymerase Y family protein; translation: MTILCVRFQLPPTSEAALPGLLGTLEEFTPVIEALPPDGALADLRGAERYFKRYFERDVGELASLIRVRALAWHGVDCVIGAGPGPMFARMALREAAPGTTRVVPEDPCALAEFLEEQPVRALPGVGTATARTLCEYGLDSVGKVAAAPLSTLQRLTSARMGRELHEMAQGIDRGRVVPNAVSRSLAAERPFPRDELDPDQHRRALLSAAEELGSRLRALEKVCRTLTLTVRYADRSTTTRSRTLPEPTAHSSALTDAAYRMYEALGLQRARVRGIVLRAEGLDPAQQASYQLTFDPVDEKVRRVEEVADRVRAKFGPRAVMPGSLVA
- a CDS encoding cupin domain-containing protein; this encodes MPVVRSSEAVVHEIHGARFVSYATPLSGSKELCAWRGEIPAGTKAPAHTVNHEEIFHLLTGELLMTLDGRTERIAAGDTVIINPGATLAVENPTEETAISWVTTSIGLQAKLADGTVITPPWAN
- a CDS encoding MarR family winged helix-turn-helix transcriptional regulator, with protein sequence MQNSEAMALSAALLAVAGELTQRIHEGVVARGFEGIRPAHGFAFARLAPGGATVTELAAHLGVTKQAASQLVDEIVRKGYAERRPHPGDARARLVVLTEQGWACTRAAEESAAEAVGPWVELLGEGEVRALRDRLLRIAPYGPIRPAW
- a CDS encoding esterase/lipase family protein, with translation MLPWKRLLRPLTVLLLTAAVTVVPAATAASAATAQAEAAPSRGWNDYSCKPSAAHPRPVVLVHGTFANSVDNWLGLAPYLVNRDYCVFALDYGQLPGVPFFNGLGPIDKSAEQLKTFVDKVLAATGAAKADLVGHSQGGMMPRHYLKFLGGAAKVNALVGIAPDNHGTTLNGLAQLLDHFPGAADLLSTATPALADQVAGSAFLTKLNAGGDTVPGVRYTVIATKYDEVVTPYRSQYLDGPNVRNVLIQDLCAVDLSEHAAIGLIDRIAFHEVANALDPAHATPTTCLSVIG
- a CDS encoding lytic polysaccharide monooxygenase auxiliary activity family 9 protein → MSARRMATRTRLATVAAVGVAPLALTGLAAAPAVAHGSMTDPVSRVAGCFAEGPENPRSAACRAAVAAGGTQALYDWNGVNIANAAGKSKEIIPDGKLCSAGNDKFKGLDLARADWPATRLTSGNRTFRYKGTAPHKGSFELYVTKDGYDPTKPLKWSDLESKPFLKVTDPRLESGDYVFDGVVPVKSGRHLIYSIWQRSDSPEAFYTCSDVVFGEGGSGSGGGAEASTAPTASAPSDQEIADGTDESSVEHGGHGDDDPKTQATATAAADTASDSDSGTTKESAGSAGPSEATDDSASDAEPAGGSENLAETGGSNTTPYTIGGAAALAIGAAALFASVRRRAVGGGRHSR
- a CDS encoding GNAT family N-acetyltransferase gives rise to the protein MTKTPEEAPADTPYEARIRPAVASDTAAVKAVTDAAYRPYIERIGVVPQPMEADHAADVAAGRVFVTGEPVTGLVVIEAHEDHLFLDSIAVHPDAHGQGVGRRLLAFVDAHARALGLPEVRLYTNALMWENQKIYPKYGYELVERRVDGPYDRLHYRKRLAP
- a CDS encoding class I SAM-dependent methyltransferase; this translates as MTSNSAREEAKTGQEQSAVDWDAESATFDDEPDHGLRDPAVREAWAARLRGWLPRGPADVLDLGCGTGSLSLLASEQRHRVTGVDSSPRMVDLARAKLAGRDAAFLVGDATAPPVGEQRFDVVLVRHVLWTLPEPGRVLRYWSGLLRPGGRLVLIEGVWGTVSPVGISADRLTGLLAPLAEDVRVEPLSDDPLLWGREVEDERYAVVAVP
- a CDS encoding DUF402 domain-containing protein, whose translation is MSANSPDSPPQLDIVLVKAGRTKIRYPAELLHDDGTHVTVRAAWAGAGVRDFGFVRFEPGDVFTEHYWRDRWYAVKEVRGPEGVLKGWYCDITRPAAVSEGELVVEDLDLDLWRSADGRAVLRLDEDEFAESGLETTDPQAAAAARAALDELELRAREGDFEALLA
- a CDS encoding GNAT family N-acetyltransferase: MTVIVRDFRAGDAEGFARIRHLALPFMLSTPEAITYDAANAHPDAHFQPLVAEEDGELVGVAQVGIVYDSPQPGQGYLNVYVHPDRQGRGAGSLLLRIAEERLSALDMTRFFVRVVDEPANRSFAEKRGYLPRRSAHFLRLDLATCTLPPLQEPPADVELRTAADFADDPRPLFDLDAETLLDEPSDIAHEFTDYEAWLKETWHHPLLSHELTSVAVVDGRPAAFSAARTDGGTRYGTVMTGTARAHRGRGLAKLAKNDSLHRARAAGFTEAFTANDAGNEPMLAVNKWFGYEICATEVQHVRELS
- a CDS encoding GntR family transcriptional regulator — its product is MTLKIDIEDDAGIAPYEQVRAQISEQARAGALPVGYRLPTVRGLAEELGLAANTVAKAYRALESDGVIETRGRNGTFVAAAGSAAEREAASAAQAYADRVRRLGLSEAAAVAAARDALRAAYGASG